DNA sequence from the Streptomyces sp. MST-110588 genome:
CGGTGGGCCTGGGGTGGGTCAGGCGGCGTGGGTGCGGGGCTCTTCCGCGTACTCGCCGAGGAGTACGACGCCGATGGCGGCAGCGGCGAAGACCTTGACCGCGCGCAGGACGTTGCCGATCACATGGCGGTTCTCGTCGGTGTCGCGGGCGGCGGTGCCGGGTCCGGTGGCGGTGGTGCCCTGCGGCGTGTGGGCGGACGTGTGGGCGGGGCCTGGGGTGAAGGTCGCGGTGCTCATGTCTCCATCATGGTTTTCCGGCGGGGGCCGCACATCGGCCCACGGGTTTATCCCGCGTACGCCGGAAGTCAGACTCCGGTCCCCGGTAACCCCTACGGGAGATGGACGGTGGGACGTCGGCGCCCCTTACGGGATCGCTCCCGGCGGGCGGGCAGGGAACCATGGCTGCGGACCACGGCCGCAGGACCACGGGCACGAGGCCACGGCCGCGGGCCCACGGCCACATGCCCGCCCGCCCGCCCGCCGCAGAAATACGTTGGCGCCGGAAAAACCCGCTGGCTACAATCGCCGGTCTGCCGCCTCCCGCCCAGGAGTGCCACCGACCGCACGGAAACCGGCCGGACCCGCGCAGTACGCGCCCCGCGCGCCCCTGCGCCGCAGCTCGCACCACTCGCAGTACCCATACGTACCCGCCGTACCCGTACCTGCATCCGTACCCGAAACGCACTCGCGCGCACGCCCGTTCCATATGCGCGCCACCGCACCGCCGGAGGCAACACCGTGCCCTCGCACGCTCCCGAACACACCGACGCCAACGACCCCTTGGAGCGCGAACGCGCCCACCTCGCCGCCTCGCGGGCCGCCCTGCGGGCCATGCGCGCGGACGCCGAGTCCCTGAACATCGCCGACGTCACCGCCAACTGGGTCAACGCCGAAGTCCTCCAGGGAGAGATCGACGCCCGGATCGCGGCTCTCGCCGACCTGGCCGACACGCCCCTCTTCTTCGGCCGCCTGGACTACCTCCACGCCCCCGGCACCGACCTGTCCGAGGGGGCCGAGGGCGAGAACTTCTACATCGGCCGCCGGCACGTCCACGACGCCGACGGCGACCCGATGGTCATCGACTGGCGCGCACCGGTCTCCCAGCCGTTCTACCGGGCCTCCAAGAAGGACCCGATGGGCCTGCGCCTGCGCCGCCGCTTCGGCTACACGGGCGGCCGGCTGACCGCGTACGAGGACGAGCACCTGACCGACCCGGCGGAGGCCGAGCGGACCAGCAAGCTGCTCCAGTCGGAGATCGAGCGTCCGCGCGTGGGACCGATGCGGGACATCGTCGCCACGATCCAGCCCGAGCAGGACGAGATCGTACGCGCCGGGATCGGCGGCACGGTCTGCGTCCAGGGAGCGCCCGGCACGGGGAAGACGGCGGTGGGCCTGCACCGGGTCGCCTACCTCCTGTACGCGCACCGCGAGCGGCTGGCCCGCTCCGGAACCCTGGTCATCGGCCCGAACCGCTCCTTCCTCCACTACATCGAGCAGGTCCTCCCGGCGCTCGGCGAGCTGGAGGTCGGGCAGGCCACGGTCGACGATCTCGTGGCCCACGTCGAGGTGCGCGGCACGGACGGCGCCGCCGCCGCGACCGTCAAGGGCGACGCGCGGCTGGCGACGGTGCTGCGGCGGGCGCTGTACTCGCACGTCTCGCTGCCGCAGGAGCCCTGTGTCGTGGTCCGCGGCTCCCGTCGCTGGCGGGTCCCCGCGTACGAGATCCAGGAGATCATCCAGGAGTTGCTGGACCGCGGCATCCGTTACGGCGCGGCCCGGGAGGCCCTGCCCCAGCGGATCGCGCACGCCGTCCTGGTACGGATGGAGCAGGCGGGCGAGGCCCCGGACGACCGGGTGCAGGACGCGGTGGCCCGTAACCCCGCGGTCAAGGCCGTCGTCAAGGCGCACTGGCCGCCCGTCGACCCGGCCAAGCTGGTGCTGCGGCTGCTGGGCGACGCCGCGTTCCTGGCCGAGCACGCCGAGGGAGTGCTCACGCCCGAGGAGCAGAAGGCGATCCTGTGGGAAAAGCCGCCCCGGAGTGTGAAGAGCGCCAAGTGGTCGGCTGCGGACGCGGTTCTGATCGATGAGGCAACGGATCTGATCACTCGCACGCCTTCTCTTGGTCATGTGGTGCTGGACGAGGCACAGGACCTCTCACCGATGCAGTACCGCGCGGTCGGCCGGCGCTGTACGACGGGCTCGGCGACGGTCCTCGGGGACATCGCCCAGGGCACGACCCCATGGGCGACGGACACCTGGGAGGAGGCACTGGCCCATATGGGAAAGCCGGGTTCGGCCGTCGAGGAGCTGACGCAGGGCTTCCGCGTGCCGCGCGAGGTCATCGCGTACGCCTCCCGGCTGCTGCCGGCCATCGCCCCGGACCTGTCCGAGGCCACCTCCATCCGCGAGTCCGCGGGTGACTTCGAGATCCGTACGGTCCCGGTGGACACCCTGGACGCGGCCGTGCTCGCCGCCTGCCGCGCGGCGCTGACCAAGGAGGGATCGGTCGGTCTGATCGCGGCCGACGCCCGGATTCCGGCACTGCGGGCGGAGCTGGAGGCGGCCGGGCTCACGTGTCTGGCGCCGGGCGAGGAGACCTCGGCCGCCTCCCGGCTGACGCTGGTGCCCGCCACGCTCGCCAAGGGCCTGGAGTACGACCACGTGGTGCTGGACGAGCCCGCCGCGATCGTCGACGGCGAACCCGACGAGCGTACGGGCCTGCGGCGGCTGTACGTGTGCCTGACCCGGGCCGTCTCCGGTCTGACGATCGTGCACGCGGCGGAGCTGCCGGAGCGGCTGGCGCGGCCGTAAGAGGGCTGCGGGGCCGAGGGGCCGCCTTCTTGGCGGGAGTTGCGGGAGTTGAGGGACCGCGGTACCGGGGTACCTGGGTGGCTCCTGGAACTCTCGGGGCGGTCCCTGTTCCCTGAGCGGGTGCGATCCCCGTTCCTCGATCGGGGACGGTCCCCGTTCCCCGGGCGTTCCGCGTCAGGAATCCGTCTTCTCCAGCAAGGCGTCCAGGAGCCCGGGGAAGCGGGCGTCGAGGTCCTCGCGGCGCAGCCGTACGTAGCGCTTGCGTCCGGCCACCCGCGTCGAGGTGAGTCCGGCCTCGCGCATGAGGCGCATGTGGTGGGAGACGGTCGACTTGTGCAGGTGCTCGACGCCGAGTCCCTTCAAGGTGCAGTCGAACTCCGCACCGGTCGCGTAGATCCGCAGCAGATGCAGCCGCGTCGGGTCGCCGAGCGCGTGCAGCACCTTCACCAGCTCGATGTCCTGCGCGTCCGGCTGCGGCAGCCATTCCTCGGTCACCTCGACCACCTCCTGCTTCTCTCCCCCGAACAAAACTGTTTGACAGTCATCCAACAATCGTTATCGTTTGACGCACATCAAACTTACCCGTCCTCGGACCGTGTTCGTACCGGGAAGGACACCCGTGCGTCTCCGCTTGCTCCTGCTCGCTCTCGGCACCTTCGCCATGGGCACCGACATCATGGTCACGGCCGGAATCCTCGGCCTCGTCGCCCGCGACCTGGACGTCTCCGTCGCCGCGGCCGGCCAGATGGTCACCGTCTTCGGCCTGGCCTACGCCGTCCTGGCGCCGCCGCTGGCCGCGCTGACCGCCCGCCGGCGGCGCCGGCCCGTACTGCTCACCGCACTGACGGTCTTCACCGCCGCCAACGTGCTCACCGCCCTCGCCCCCAACTACACGGCCCTGCTGATCAGCCGTGTCCTGGCCGCGGCCGGCGCCGCCCTCTACACCCCCACCGCCAACGCCGTGGCCACCGCGATCGTGCCGCCCGAACGGCGGGGCCGCGCGCTGGCCACCGTCATGGGCGGGATGACCGTCGCCACCGCCCTGGGCGTCCCGCTCGGTACGTACATAGGCCGCACCGACTGGCGGCTGACCATGTGGCTCGTCTCCGGCCTCGGCCTGGTGGCCCTGATCGGTCTGGCCCTGCTGATGCACGGCCTGCCGGCCCCGGCCGGCGGACCCGGCCTGCGCGAACGGATCGCGCCGCTGCGCGACCGCCGCGTGGTGGCCGGTACCGCCACCACGTTCCTGTGCCTGCTGGCCTTCAACTCCGTGTACATCTACCTCGGTACGGCGGTGGCCCCCGCGACCGGCGGCGACGCCGGCCGGCTCAGCGTGATCATGCTGGCGACCGGGCTGGGGTCGGTGGCGGGAAGCTGGCTGGGCGGCCGGGCCGTGGACCGGCTCGGCGCGCGGGCCGTGCTGCTGGCCGGCAGCGCGGGCGCCTCGCTCTGCTTCCTCGCCCTGCCCT
Encoded proteins:
- a CDS encoding MFS transporter: MRLRLLLLALGTFAMGTDIMVTAGILGLVARDLDVSVAAAGQMVTVFGLAYAVLAPPLAALTARRRRRPVLLTALTVFTAANVLTALAPNYTALLISRVLAAAGAALYTPTANAVATAIVPPERRGRALATVMGGMTVATALGVPLGTYIGRTDWRLTMWLVSGLGLVALIGLALLMHGLPAPAGGPGLRERIAPLRDRRVVAGTATTFLCLLAFNSVYIYLGTAVAPATGGDAGRLSVIMLATGLGSVAGSWLGGRAVDRLGARAVLLAGSAGASLCFLALPWLGQTMPGALVYAVAAPLAGWALSVALPHRLASLDPRNAPLLMSLNSSALYLGMAAAGGVGSLAVTTLGDRWFPLVSTVLDVLAFALIAVTTREGAKAGTVAAGSGSTGASTGTGAGSAVRGPDGGTAGTAATTATAAPGASKETERAPAVS
- a CDS encoding transcriptional regulator, which produces MVEVTEEWLPQPDAQDIELVKVLHALGDPTRLHLLRIYATGAEFDCTLKGLGVEHLHKSTVSHHMRLMREAGLTSTRVAGRKRYVRLRREDLDARFPGLLDALLEKTDS
- a CDS encoding AAA family ATPase, translated to MPSHAPEHTDANDPLERERAHLAASRAALRAMRADAESLNIADVTANWVNAEVLQGEIDARIAALADLADTPLFFGRLDYLHAPGTDLSEGAEGENFYIGRRHVHDADGDPMVIDWRAPVSQPFYRASKKDPMGLRLRRRFGYTGGRLTAYEDEHLTDPAEAERTSKLLQSEIERPRVGPMRDIVATIQPEQDEIVRAGIGGTVCVQGAPGTGKTAVGLHRVAYLLYAHRERLARSGTLVIGPNRSFLHYIEQVLPALGELEVGQATVDDLVAHVEVRGTDGAAAATVKGDARLATVLRRALYSHVSLPQEPCVVVRGSRRWRVPAYEIQEIIQELLDRGIRYGAAREALPQRIAHAVLVRMEQAGEAPDDRVQDAVARNPAVKAVVKAHWPPVDPAKLVLRLLGDAAFLAEHAEGVLTPEEQKAILWEKPPRSVKSAKWSAADAVLIDEATDLITRTPSLGHVVLDEAQDLSPMQYRAVGRRCTTGSATVLGDIAQGTTPWATDTWEEALAHMGKPGSAVEELTQGFRVPREVIAYASRLLPAIAPDLSEATSIRESAGDFEIRTVPVDTLDAAVLAACRAALTKEGSVGLIAADARIPALRAELEAAGLTCLAPGEETSAASRLTLVPATLAKGLEYDHVVLDEPAAIVDGEPDERTGLRRLYVCLTRAVSGLTIVHAAELPERLARP